A window of the Thermus thermophilus HB8 genome harbors these coding sequences:
- a CDS encoding IS256-like element ISTth4 family transposase: MFNRGAHLSTRRCPVDQDTLRILLREAVRETVAEVLQTVLELDRTAFLQVHGGRRNGYYPRKLETTFGQVDLKVPRDRESRYYPAFLKPYARRLVDVGEVAVALYAAGVSQRKAAEILSLLLGHRYSHETLSALTDEVLEAAGAFRTRPLPEEMAFVYLDGLSLKVFREGEGIVRESVYVALGIAPNGERRVLGFWLLPTESALGWEGVLGELWQRGLRRVLLFVTDGLPGLPEAIRRVYPQAEWQRCVVHGVRWSLSQVRSRDRALLAEDLRRVYGAESREEALGALEEVKAAWGSRYPGVVGLWVQDSGAFLRFYGYPKVLWPYLRSTNLMERFIRELRRGTKVRDHKFPKEEAVYKLLYLESERQEGRWAERKLKGFSEVKEVLEKMLQERYAPRTQTLTHNS, translated from the coding sequence GTGTTTAATAGGGGGGCACACCTTAGCACGAGGAGGTGCCCCGTGGACCAGGATACCTTGCGGATCTTGCTGAGGGAAGCGGTGCGGGAGACAGTAGCCGAGGTTCTGCAGACGGTTCTGGAGCTGGACCGGACAGCCTTCTTGCAGGTGCACGGAGGCCGCAGGAACGGCTACTACCCCCGCAAGCTGGAGACCACCTTCGGCCAGGTGGACCTGAAGGTCCCTAGGGATCGGGAATCTCGGTATTACCCGGCTTTCCTTAAGCCCTACGCCCGCCGCCTGGTGGACGTGGGGGAAGTAGCTGTGGCCTTGTACGCCGCCGGGGTCAGTCAGCGCAAGGCGGCCGAGATACTGAGCCTGCTCCTGGGCCACCGCTACTCCCACGAGACCCTGAGCGCCCTGACGGACGAGGTCCTGGAGGCGGCAGGAGCCTTCCGCACCCGGCCTTTGCCCGAGGAGATGGCCTTCGTCTACCTGGACGGGCTTTCCCTAAAGGTCTTCAGGGAAGGAGAAGGGATCGTACGGGAAAGCGTGTATGTGGCCCTGGGCATCGCCCCTAATGGGGAGAGGCGGGTCCTGGGGTTCTGGCTTTTGCCCACGGAGAGCGCCCTGGGATGGGAGGGGGTCCTGGGGGAGCTTTGGCAGCGGGGCCTGCGGCGGGTGTTGCTCTTTGTCACCGACGGGCTGCCCGGGCTTCCTGAAGCGATCCGCAGGGTCTACCCTCAGGCGGAATGGCAGCGGTGCGTGGTGCACGGGGTGCGGTGGAGCCTGTCCCAGGTGCGCTCCCGGGACCGGGCCCTGCTGGCGGAGGACCTGAGGCGGGTGTACGGGGCGGAGAGCCGGGAAGAAGCTCTTGGGGCCTTGGAGGAGGTGAAGGCCGCCTGGGGTTCGCGGTACCCGGGGGTGGTGGGGCTTTGGGTACAGGATTCGGGGGCCTTCCTGCGCTTCTACGGGTACCCCAAGGTGCTTTGGCCGTACCTGCGGAGCACCAACCTGATGGAGCGGTTTATCCGGGAGCTACGGCGGGGGACGAAGGTGCGGGACCACAAGTTTCCTAAGGAAGAGGCGGTGTACAAGCTTCTTTACCTGGAGTCGGAGAGGCAGGAAGGGAGGTGGGCAGAACGGAAACTAAAGGGGTTCTCGGAGGTGAAGGAGGTACTGGAGAAGATGCTTCAGGAGCGGTATGCCCCCCGTACACAGACTCTTACACATAACTCTTGA
- a CDS encoding ArsR/SmtB family transcription factor, which yields MTTSLHRLEALAHPARVRIVRLLAELPDEETAKDPRCGTAYGVCFCHLKEKTGLSAPTVSHHLRILREAGLVEGVRVGRWTYYRLRPGALEAVARELLGLAQRARALEERSA from the coding sequence GTGACGACTTCCCTTCACCGCCTCGAGGCCCTGGCCCACCCGGCCCGGGTGAGGATCGTGCGGCTCCTCGCTGAGCTTCCCGACGAGGAGACGGCCAAGGACCCCCGTTGCGGCACGGCCTACGGCGTCTGCTTCTGCCACCTCAAGGAGAAGACCGGCCTCTCCGCCCCCACGGTGAGCCACCACCTCCGCATCCTCCGCGAGGCGGGCCTGGTGGAGGGGGTGCGGGTGGGGCGGTGGACGTACTACCGCCTGAGGCCGGGGGCCCTGGAGGCCGTGGCCCGCGAGCTCCTGGGGCTCGCCCAGAGGGCCCGGGCGCTGGAGGAGCGCTCGGCCTGA